TTGAATACAgtgttatgaactcttcctcaaggctaccttggccaatttgatttgtccaatcaatatgaagattaaaatcgcccaagaTTATTgctatacctttcttacaagcctccattatttctttagcCAAACACTCTGTGTTTAAAACAAAGTTGATATATTTGACATATAtctagaatattaaactccagtccagttataaGGGTtagtaacatcagcagaaacaaacccaactctcagaatgaacatgattggttcctggatatgattaacagcagcaataacagcagaatctaacccctgcagtcacttgtgaactcgttgatgtctcagcaggtgggatgactgagtgaatcccttcccacacacagagcaagtgaacggcctctccccagtgtgaattcgctggtgtctcagcagggtggatgattgAGTGAAGCCTTTTCCACACAAGAAGCAGATGAAtgccttctccccagtgtgaactcgctggtgtgtcagcaggtgggatgattgaATGAATCCTTTcctacacacggagcaggtgaatggtctctctccagtgtgaacacgctggtgtgtcagcaggtgggatgagttagcgaatcccttcccacagacggaacaagtgaacggcttctcccccGTGTGACTgtgttggtgtgtcagcagatctCTTGTGCTTTTGAAGTACTTCCCGCACTCAGAACATCTGAAAGGTCTCTTttcagtgtgaacaagttggtgtttcGCGAGGTTggctaattgagtgaatccctttccacactcagtgcaggtgaacggcctctctccagtgtgaactcgctggtgttcagtgaggctaGATGACTGCCCAAACCTCTTACCGCAGTGAGAGCAACtgtatggcctctccccagtgtgaactcgctggtgtgtcagaaggtgggatgactgactgaatcccttcccacacacagagcaggtgaatggcctctccccggtgtgactgcgtcgatgagtttccagccggGAGGGggagctgaatcccttcccacagtctccacatatccacggtttctccatggtgggggtgtccttgtatctctccaggttTGATGATCAGTTGAAGCGTCGTCCATACACAGAACATGTGTATGGTTtcgccccgctgtgaatggtgcgatatttttcaggctgtgtaacaggttgaagctctttccacaatctgcactggaacactctcactcaggtgtgtgtgtgtctcggggcttttccagtcacacggatgtttgtaatgttttcccagacagaagagacaaacatttctccttccacattgaaaggCGGCTGATATTCAGgccctgatgaatggagtgactgtgtgagatgtggatgtgatgtTGGGTTTGAGTTTGCGGTCTGTAAATGCTGCCCTTCTCACAGCCTGGAACAGCACTTTACAAAAGCCCTGActgtgagtccaggatagaaattcacaacattctctcctcctggttcctggcccagggaaaggccgcgcatgcgccctgctgcccctgccccagcaagatgccg
This DNA window, taken from Pristiophorus japonicus isolate sPriJap1 chromosome 20, sPriJap1.hap1, whole genome shotgun sequence, encodes the following:
- the LOC139232569 gene encoding zinc finger protein ZFP2-like, producing the protein MEKPWICGDCGKGFSSPSRLETHRRSHTGERPFTCSVCGKGFSQSSHLLTHQRVHTGERPYSCSHCGKRFGQSSSLTEHQRVHTGERPFTCTECGKGFTQLANLAKHQLVHTEKRPFRCSECGKYFKSTRDLLTHQHSHTGEKPFTCSVCGKGFANSSHLLTHQRVHTGERPFTCSVCRKGFIQSSHLLTHQRVHTGEKAFICFLCGKGFTQSSTLLRHQRIHTGERPFTCSVCGKGFTQSSHLLRHQRVHNDNRPFKCSNCEKGFKSKQELVTHQHIHTGEKPFTCSECGKRFTTLTTLLIHQRTHTGERPFICSVCGKGFTRSSNLRKHQRLHT